Proteins from one Salmonella bongori NCTC 12419 genomic window:
- the rhtA gene encoding threonine/homoserine exporter RhtA, with translation MPGSTRKLPVWLPILVLLIAMSSIQSGASLAKSLFPLVGAPGVTALRLALGTLILMTFFKPWRLRFAREQRLPLLFYGLSLGGMNYLFYLSIQTVPLGIAVALEFTGPLAVALFSSRRPVDFIWVVLAVLGLWFLLPLGQDVSHVDLTGAALALGAGACWAVYILTGQRAGAEHGPATVAVGSLIAAIIFVPVGAVQAGDALWHWSILPLGLAVAVLSTALPYSLEMIALTRLPTRTFGTLMSMEPALAAVSGMIFLGETLTGVQIMALCAIIAASMGSTLTIRREPQITQIDVK, from the coding sequence ATGCCGGGGTCGACACGTAAACTACCAGTCTGGTTGCCCATTTTGGTCTTGCTCATTGCCATGTCCTCTATTCAAAGTGGTGCTTCGCTGGCAAAATCATTGTTTCCCCTTGTTGGCGCACCAGGCGTAACGGCGCTTCGTCTGGCTCTGGGAACGCTTATCCTGATGACCTTTTTCAAACCCTGGCGGTTGCGGTTTGCGAGAGAACAACGGCTGCCTTTACTGTTTTATGGTCTGTCGCTGGGCGGGATGAACTATCTTTTCTACCTGTCAATTCAGACGGTGCCATTGGGTATTGCGGTCGCGCTGGAATTTACCGGCCCCCTTGCGGTTGCGCTGTTTTCATCCCGCCGACCGGTAGATTTTATTTGGGTAGTCCTGGCGGTGCTGGGCCTGTGGTTCCTGCTGCCGTTAGGACAAGATGTCTCTCATGTTGATCTGACCGGTGCTGCATTGGCGCTCGGCGCTGGCGCCTGTTGGGCTGTCTATATCCTTACCGGCCAGCGGGCCGGCGCGGAGCATGGGCCGGCGACGGTCGCGGTAGGTTCGTTGATTGCGGCGATTATTTTTGTGCCTGTTGGTGCAGTCCAGGCCGGTGACGCACTATGGCACTGGTCAATTCTTCCCTTAGGGTTAGCGGTAGCGGTGCTCTCTACGGCGCTGCCTTATTCACTGGAAATGATTGCGCTGACGCGTCTGCCCACCCGTACTTTCGGTACGCTGATGAGCATGGAGCCCGCGCTTGCCGCCGTTTCGGGGATGATTTTTTTGGGCGAAACGCTTACGGGCGTACAGATCATGGCCCTGTGTGCCATCATTGCCGCCTCTATGGGATCTACCTTAACGATTCGACGCGAGCCGCAAATTACACAGATTGACGTAAAATAA
- the ompX gene encoding outer membrane protein OmpX: MKKIACLSALAAVLAFSAGTAVAATSTVTGGYAQSDAQGVANKMNGFNLKYRYEQDDNPLGVIGSFTYTEKDRTNGAGDYNKGQYYGITAGPAYRLNDWASIYGVVGVGYGKFQTTDYPTYKHDTSDYGFSYGAGLQFNPMENVALDFSYEQSRIRSVDVGTWIAGVGYRF; the protein is encoded by the coding sequence ATGAAAAAAATTGCATGTCTTTCAGCACTGGCCGCTGTTCTGGCTTTTTCCGCAGGTACTGCTGTAGCTGCTACTTCTACCGTTACGGGTGGCTACGCTCAGAGCGATGCGCAGGGCGTAGCGAATAAAATGAACGGTTTCAACCTGAAGTATCGTTACGAGCAGGATGACAACCCGCTGGGCGTAATCGGCTCCTTCACCTACACCGAAAAAGATCGTACTAACGGTGCGGGCGATTACAACAAAGGCCAGTACTACGGTATCACGGCTGGCCCGGCTTATCGTTTGAACGATTGGGCGAGCATCTACGGTGTGGTCGGTGTGGGTTACGGTAAATTCCAGACGACTGACTACCCAACCTACAAACATGACACCAGCGATTATGGCTTCTCCTATGGCGCGGGTCTGCAGTTCAACCCGATGGAAAACGTTGCGCTGGACTTCTCTTATGAGCAGAGCCGTATTCGTAGCGTTGACGTAGGCACCTG